Proteins encoded by one window of Acetivibrio thermocellus ATCC 27405:
- the flgK gene encoding flagellar hook-associated protein FlgK, with translation MGFAGLEIARSGMYVNERALSVTGHNVANVNTKGYARQQAMITTAPYLNLMRYQIGLGASIQETRQIRHLFLDNIYRNENTELGYWETRSKTFQEIQTILGDPMGDGLQNVLNQFWNAWQELSKEPDSLTVRALVRQRAEALVHQINHLGAQLDKLQEDLNQQIVLTIKQINDITKQIAELNVKIMQEEVCGDNANDYRDQRNLLLDELSKLADFEFTEMQNGDVQVTLGGYILVTKGEQINLVAGKSDINKMFFVPKIEGENIEVPVKSGVLRGLLESRGDVSGSIEGITDPAANPVPASANIVSDLKMRLNVLVNSLVTQVNNLHRSGKTLGNPPSDGEDFFVAINPAYPLEMGNIKLNDNLADLDNIVASKSGASGDNTIALAIANLRDNRVIADVSGMVSLDDYYQTIILIVGTGGSEAKKTAENQRTLVNSAEAQRQSIMGVSMDEEMSNMMRYKFAYSASSRAINVIDDMLETIITRMGLVGR, from the coding sequence TTGGGTTTCGCTGGCTTGGAAATCGCAAGATCCGGAATGTATGTCAATGAACGCGCTTTGTCTGTGACGGGACACAATGTTGCCAATGTAAATACAAAAGGTTATGCCCGGCAGCAGGCCATGATTACGACGGCTCCCTATCTCAACCTTATGAGATATCAAATCGGGCTTGGTGCAAGCATTCAGGAGACCAGGCAGATAAGGCATTTGTTTTTGGATAATATCTACAGAAATGAAAACACCGAGTTGGGATACTGGGAGACAAGAAGCAAGACCTTCCAGGAAATTCAGACCATTCTTGGTGACCCGATGGGGGATGGGCTCCAAAACGTTTTAAATCAGTTCTGGAACGCATGGCAGGAGCTTTCAAAGGAACCTGACAGCCTCACTGTAAGGGCTCTGGTAAGGCAGCGGGCGGAAGCTCTTGTACATCAGATAAATCATTTGGGCGCACAGCTGGACAAGCTGCAGGAGGACCTGAACCAACAAATTGTGCTGACAATAAAACAGATAAACGACATAACGAAGCAGATAGCGGAATTAAACGTTAAAATAATGCAGGAGGAAGTTTGCGGAGATAATGCAAATGACTACCGTGACCAGAGGAATTTGCTTCTGGATGAATTGTCAAAGCTTGCGGATTTTGAATTTACTGAAATGCAGAACGGCGATGTGCAGGTAACCCTCGGTGGATATATTCTGGTAACAAAGGGTGAGCAAATAAATCTTGTTGCAGGAAAGAGCGATATAAACAAAATGTTTTTTGTTCCAAAAATTGAAGGCGAGAATATCGAAGTTCCGGTAAAAAGCGGGGTTTTAAGAGGACTTTTGGAGTCGAGAGGAGATGTTTCGGGTTCCATTGAAGGAATTACAGACCCTGCCGCAAATCCTGTACCGGCTTCGGCAAATATTGTGTCCGATTTGAAGATGAGGCTTAATGTACTTGTTAATTCGCTGGTCACGCAGGTGAACAACCTCCATAGGAGCGGTAAGACTTTGGGGAATCCCCCCTCTGACGGAGAGGACTTTTTTGTGGCCATAAATCCCGCATATCCGCTGGAAATGGGAAACATCAAACTTAATGACAACCTTGCGGATCTTGACAATATTGTTGCGTCCAAAAGTGGAGCCAGCGGTGACAATACTATTGCCCTGGCCATTGCAAATTTGAGGGATAACAGGGTAATTGCCGATGTAAGCGGTATGGTAAGCCTGGATGACTATTATCAGACAATAATACTTATTGTGGGTACCGGTGGTTCTGAAGCGAAAAAGACGGCTGAAAACCAGAGGACTCTGGTAAATTCGGCAGAGGCGCAAAGGCAGTCAATAATGGGAGTTTCCATGGATGAGGAAATGTCCAACATGATGAGATACAAATTTGCTTACAGTGCTTCATCGAGAGCGATAAACGTTATAGATGATATGCTGGAGACGATTATTACAAGAATGGGATTAGTGGGCAGGTGA
- a CDS encoding flagellar protein FlgN, with the protein MNDRLINDLMDVLLQESKIYEDILEISKKKTDVIVKGKVSELESITNLEQSLIVKIGKLEETRENIVTEIAGIAGMDPSEMTISELEKHVDEKQAEKLREYKKHMTSIIEEIKNINEVNSRLIKNSIDFIDFSINILTSANLGGNNYSKEGQINENGKKGYFDVKL; encoded by the coding sequence ATGAACGACAGACTGATAAATGATTTAATGGATGTGCTTTTGCAGGAATCAAAAATTTATGAAGATATTCTTGAAATTTCAAAAAAGAAAACCGATGTTATTGTTAAAGGGAAAGTCAGCGAGCTTGAGAGCATCACAAATCTGGAACAGTCCCTGATAGTTAAAATTGGAAAACTTGAAGAAACAAGGGAGAATATCGTGACGGAAATAGCCGGTATTGCCGGAATGGATCCTTCGGAGATGACGATATCAGAGCTGGAAAAACATGTGGATGAAAAGCAGGCCGAAAAGCTTAGGGAATACAAAAAGCATATGACGTCAATTATTGAGGAAATCAAAAATATCAATGAAGTAAATTCCAGATTAATAAAGAACTCAATAGATTTCATTGATTTTTCGATAAATATCTTGACCAGTGCTAATTTGGGAGGAAACAATTACAGCAAAGAGGGACAAATAAACGAGAACGGGAAAAAAGGCTATTTTGATGTAAAATTGTAA
- the flgM gene encoding flagellar biosynthesis anti-sigma factor FlgM — translation MKIWEGVPKVSGIYDSGKNVNKAEKTDGVTGKKDVVSISNQAKDFQTAMKALKEIPDIRKDKVEELARKIESGTYKVSEEDIADKILKSILDRKTQG, via the coding sequence ATGAAAATCTGGGAGGGGGTCCCAAAGGTTTCAGGCATCTATGACAGCGGTAAAAATGTAAACAAAGCCGAAAAAACTGACGGTGTGACCGGTAAAAAAGATGTGGTATCCATTTCAAATCAGGCAAAAGACTTTCAGACGGCAATGAAAGCATTGAAAGAAATACCGGACATAAGAAAGGACAAGGTGGAAGAATTGGCACGAAAAATTGAGTCCGGCACTTACAAAGTCAGTGAAGAAGACATCGCAGACAAGATTTTAAAATCAATATTGGACAGAAAAACTCAAGGATGA
- a CDS encoding ComF family protein, which yields MVNWIINLIFPPKCIFCGTILGTNTKIEICKECYEKIDFKEGASISFQGQYNYYDSVVCVCDYSGIVKEAIRKYKFYNKPSYYRTFARLLAQKIKELIQWQKFDMIVSVPLHPERERSRGYNQSYLIARELGRELGIKNEAKILKRVRNTYSQSLLKKEDRLVNVKDAFRITDRSKVEGKAMFLVDDILTTGTTLNECSRVLKEAGAKKIVVAVIASGRR from the coding sequence ATGGTAAACTGGATTATAAATCTCATATTTCCCCCAAAGTGCATATTCTGCGGAACAATTTTGGGTACAAATACTAAAATAGAAATATGCAAAGAGTGCTATGAAAAGATTGATTTCAAGGAAGGAGCAAGTATAAGCTTCCAGGGACAATACAACTACTACGACAGTGTTGTCTGTGTATGCGACTACAGCGGCATTGTAAAGGAAGCCATAAGAAAATACAAGTTTTACAATAAGCCTTCTTATTACAGAACCTTTGCACGGCTTTTGGCACAAAAAATAAAGGAATTGATCCAGTGGCAGAAATTTGACATGATTGTAAGCGTTCCTCTTCACCCGGAAAGGGAACGAAGCCGCGGATACAATCAGTCGTACCTTATTGCCCGGGAACTTGGCCGTGAGCTGGGGATAAAGAATGAGGCAAAAATTTTGAAAAGGGTTAGAAATACTTACAGCCAAAGCCTTCTTAAGAAGGAAGACAGGCTTGTGAACGTAAAGGATGCATTTAGAATAACCGATAGATCCAAAGTTGAAGGAAAAGCAATGTTTCTTGTGGATGACATTTTGACTACCGGAACGACACTGAACGAGTGCAGCAGGGTGTTGAAAGAGGCAGGGGCGAAAAAGATTGTGGTCGCTGTCATTGCGTCGGGAAGAAGGTAA
- the recD2 gene encoding SF1B family DNA helicase RecD2 yields MVTIEGTVEEIIFSNEANGYTVCEIKCDKEVITVVGYMPFINVGETLRVSGKWVIHPDYGEQLKVELYEKLLPETPEAIERYLASGLIKGVGPATAKKIVKKFADQTLHIISHHPQRLAEIKGITMEKALRIGQAFEEQRGLRDVVLFLQEYGISPTYCAKIYKTFGPDTIEEIRKNPYRLSDEIFGISFRTADRIAKSLGIDPYSKYRISSGIKYVLSRAATEGHTFLEEEMLKSYTSKLLDINIDSIEDALVSLVLNKSVYVDRNDGMSKIYLSSFYHAELGVCRKLVELSQVRYSADMEDFEERIKQVQKKEGIILADKQKEAIREAMTNGVLVITGGPGTGKTTIIKSIISLLESEGYEFALAAPTGRAAKRMSEATGYEAKTIHRLLEIGYTSNEDELVFMRTEDNPIEADVVIIDEMSMVDIILMYHLLKAIVCGTRLILVGDVDQLPSVGPGNVLRDIIKSGMIKTVKLSEIFRQAGESMIVVNAHRINRGEHPILNEREKDFFFVTRNSQNDILKTVVDLCTRRIPDTYGYDPMKQIQVLSPMRKGTVGVANLNIELQKVLNPEDGKKKQKAFRNYVFREGDRVMQIKNNYNLRWEKINGPGQEGAGVFNGDMGIIVEIDDEEQKIKVLFDDEKLVEYDYTILDELEPAYAVTIHKSQGSEFPVVILPVFPGPSVLMTRNLLYTAITRARELVILVGNKDCLYGMIMNDRETKRNSDLAEKLRKCIVGVDWLKQW; encoded by the coding sequence TTGGTAACTATTGAAGGTACTGTTGAAGAAATTATATTCTCCAATGAAGCCAATGGATATACCGTTTGTGAGATAAAATGCGATAAAGAAGTTATTACCGTCGTGGGATATATGCCTTTTATCAATGTGGGTGAGACGCTGAGAGTTTCGGGGAAGTGGGTCATCCACCCTGACTATGGCGAGCAGCTCAAAGTGGAGCTGTATGAAAAGCTGCTTCCGGAAACGCCGGAGGCTATAGAAAGGTATCTTGCGTCAGGGCTTATCAAGGGAGTCGGCCCTGCAACCGCAAAAAAGATTGTAAAGAAATTCGCAGACCAAACTCTTCATATTATAAGTCATCACCCGCAGAGGCTTGCCGAGATAAAAGGTATTACCATGGAAAAGGCTTTGAGAATAGGACAGGCCTTTGAGGAGCAAAGAGGCCTTCGGGATGTTGTGCTGTTTCTGCAGGAGTATGGCATAAGTCCGACTTATTGTGCCAAAATATACAAGACTTTCGGACCGGATACCATAGAAGAAATCAGGAAAAACCCTTACCGGCTTTCAGACGAGATTTTCGGAATAAGTTTCAGAACGGCTGACCGGATAGCCAAAAGCCTTGGAATAGACCCTTACTCAAAATACAGGATTTCAAGCGGTATCAAATATGTGTTAAGCCGGGCCGCGACAGAAGGTCATACTTTTTTGGAAGAAGAGATGCTAAAAAGTTATACGTCAAAACTTTTGGACATCAACATTGACAGCATTGAAGACGCTCTCGTTTCCCTTGTGCTGAATAAGTCGGTGTATGTGGACAGAAATGACGGGATGTCAAAGATATATTTGAGTTCATTTTACCATGCGGAGCTGGGAGTATGCAGAAAGCTGGTGGAACTTTCCCAGGTAAGGTATAGCGCCGATATGGAGGACTTTGAGGAAAGGATAAAGCAGGTTCAGAAAAAAGAGGGTATAATACTTGCGGACAAGCAAAAGGAAGCCATCAGGGAAGCAATGACTAACGGCGTGCTTGTCATAACCGGAGGGCCGGGCACAGGCAAGACAACCATAATCAAAAGCATTATAAGCCTTCTTGAAAGTGAAGGATATGAGTTTGCCCTTGCAGCTCCCACCGGCAGGGCGGCAAAGAGGATGTCCGAGGCTACGGGCTATGAGGCAAAAACCATTCACAGGCTCCTTGAGATTGGTTATACCTCAAATGAGGACGAGCTTGTGTTTATGAGGACGGAAGACAATCCCATAGAGGCTGATGTGGTGATAATTGACGAGATGTCCATGGTGGATATAATTCTCATGTACCACCTGCTTAAAGCTATTGTCTGCGGAACAAGGCTTATACTGGTCGGAGATGTGGATCAGCTTCCTTCGGTGGGGCCGGGAAATGTCCTCAGGGATATAATAAAAAGTGGGATGATCAAGACCGTAAAGTTGTCTGAAATATTCCGGCAGGCCGGAGAGAGTATGATAGTTGTCAATGCCCACAGGATAAACCGCGGAGAGCATCCTATATTAAATGAGAGGGAAAAAGATTTTTTCTTTGTGACAAGAAATTCCCAGAATGATATTTTAAAAACCGTGGTTGATCTTTGTACAAGAAGAATACCCGATACTTACGGATATGATCCCATGAAACAGATACAGGTATTGTCGCCTATGAGAAAGGGTACGGTGGGAGTGGCAAACCTCAATATTGAGCTTCAGAAGGTTTTAAATCCCGAAGACGGAAAAAAGAAACAAAAAGCCTTCAGAAACTATGTATTCCGTGAGGGAGACCGGGTGATGCAGATAAAAAACAACTACAACCTCAGATGGGAAAAAATCAACGGCCCGGGCCAGGAAGGAGCGGGTGTGTTTAACGGCGATATGGGAATTATAGTTGAAATAGATGATGAAGAGCAAAAAATAAAGGTTTTGTTTGACGATGAAAAGCTTGTGGAATATGATTACACTATTTTGGACGAGCTTGAGCCGGCCTATGCCGTTACCATTCACAAAAGCCAGGGAAGTGAGTTTCCCGTGGTGATACTTCCGGTGTTTCCCGGGCCTTCGGTGCTTATGACCAGAAATCTTTTGTACACTGCGATAACAAGGGCGAGGGAGCTGGTGATACTGGTGGGCAATAAAGATTGTCTTTACGGGATGATTATGAACGATCGGGAGACCAAAAGAAACTCGGATTTGGCTGAAAAACTTAGAAAATGCATAGTGGGAGTGGACTGGTTGAAACAATGGTAA
- the metK gene encoding methionine adenosyltransferase produces the protein MARKLFTSESVTEGHPDKICDQISDAVLDAIFSQDPMARVACETAVTTGLVLVTGEITTNCYVDIPKIVRSTIREIGYDRAKYGFDCDTCAVLTSIDEQSPDIAMGVNKALEAKTGEMSDEEIEAIGAGDQGMMFGFACDETPELMPMPISLAHKLAMRLSQVRKNGTLNYLRPDGKSQVTVEYDGDKPVRVDTVLISTQHGPEVDYDTIKRDVIEHVIKPVIPAELLDSKTKYLVNPTGRFVIGGPQGDSGLTGRKIIVDTYGGYARHGGGAFSGKDPTKVDRSAAYAARYVAKNIVAAGLARKCEVQLAYAIGVARPVSVRVDTFGTGIIPEEKIESLVNKYFDLRPAGIIKTLDLRRPIYKQTAAYGHFGRTDIDLPWERTDKAEELRKEAQSL, from the coding sequence ATGGCAAGAAAACTGTTTACGTCGGAATCTGTTACGGAGGGCCATCCCGATAAAATATGCGACCAGATCTCCGATGCCGTTCTGGACGCAATTTTTTCGCAGGATCCTATGGCGAGGGTAGCATGTGAAACTGCTGTTACCACTGGGCTGGTCTTGGTAACCGGAGAGATTACAACAAATTGCTATGTTGATATACCAAAAATTGTAAGAAGTACAATCCGGGAAATAGGTTATGACAGAGCAAAGTACGGATTTGACTGTGATACGTGTGCGGTTTTGACTTCAATTGACGAGCAGTCTCCTGATATTGCCATGGGGGTTAACAAAGCCCTGGAAGCAAAAACAGGGGAAATGAGTGACGAGGAGATTGAAGCCATAGGAGCAGGCGATCAGGGAATGATGTTCGGCTTTGCGTGTGATGAGACGCCCGAACTTATGCCAATGCCCATCTCATTGGCCCACAAGCTTGCCATGAGGTTAAGTCAGGTAAGGAAAAACGGCACGTTGAATTATTTGAGACCTGACGGAAAGTCCCAGGTCACTGTTGAATATGACGGGGACAAGCCTGTAAGAGTGGATACGGTGCTTATTTCCACACAGCATGGTCCTGAGGTGGATTACGATACAATTAAAAGAGATGTAATTGAGCATGTTATAAAGCCTGTTATACCGGCAGAACTTTTAGACAGTAAAACAAAATATCTTGTCAATCCCACAGGAAGATTTGTGATTGGCGGGCCCCAGGGAGACTCCGGACTTACCGGAAGGAAAATAATTGTTGATACTTACGGAGGTTATGCAAGACACGGCGGCGGGGCATTTTCAGGAAAAGATCCGACAAAGGTTGACCGTTCGGCTGCATATGCCGCCCGCTATGTTGCTAAAAACATAGTTGCTGCGGGACTTGCCAGAAAATGTGAAGTGCAGCTGGCTTATGCAATAGGTGTGGCAAGACCGGTTTCGGTGAGGGTTGATACCTTTGGAACCGGAATTATTCCTGAAGAAAAAATAGAAAGCCTGGTAAACAAATATTTCGACTTAAGACCTGCGGGAATTATCAAAACCCTTGACTTAAGAAGACCGATTTACAAACAGACAGCGGCTTACGGACATTTTGGAAGGACTGACATAGATCTTCCATGGGAGAGGACCGACAAAGCCGAAGAGTTGAGAAAAGAGGCTCAAAGTTTGTAA
- a CDS encoding thioesterase family protein: MENVNLKVGLNASVETWVSQKSTAEEYGSGNMDVYATPAMIGLMERAALSAVALHLPKGYTTVGTAVNIKHIAGTPVGMKVKALAELIAVEGRKLTFKVEAFDGVEKIGEGYHERYIVSSQNFRDKVYKKAENI, from the coding sequence ATGGAAAATGTGAATTTGAAAGTAGGTTTGAATGCATCTGTTGAAACTTGGGTTTCCCAGAAAAGTACGGCGGAAGAATACGGAAGCGGAAATATGGATGTTTATGCTACCCCCGCAATGATAGGCTTGATGGAACGTGCTGCATTGTCAGCTGTGGCCCTGCATCTGCCCAAAGGGTATACCACCGTCGGTACTGCGGTAAACATCAAGCATATTGCCGGTACACCTGTGGGAATGAAAGTAAAAGCTTTGGCAGAGTTGATAGCTGTTGAGGGAAGGAAGCTTACATTCAAGGTGGAGGCTTTTGACGGTGTCGAAAAAATCGGAGAAGGGTACCATGAGAGGTACATAGTCTCATCTCAAAATTTCAGAGATAAAGTATATAAGAAAGCGGAAAACATTTAG
- the ftsH gene encoding ATP-dependent zinc metalloprotease FtsH, translating to MKYFKNISFYIVLFVMLLAFLVIVQSRPVEKEQKYSQLISDIHNGKVQEIILEDNKATVKYKEEGQRDQFVYIPDVEVFMNEINDLIREGELEFRSKVPYSPPWWISILPTLVIIVVFVLFWVFFLQQSQGGGSRVMSFGKSRAKMTIDDKRKVTFNDVAGADEEKEELREIVEFLKNSKKFLELGARIPKGVLLVGPPGTGKTLLAKAVSGEAGVPFFSISGSDFVEMFVGVGASRVRDLFEQAKKNAPCIVFIDEIDAVGRHRGAGLGGGHDEREQTLNQLLVEMDGFGANEGVIILAATNRPDILDPALLRPGRFDRRVVVGLPDIKGREEILKVHAKGKPLAEDVKLDELAKSTPGFTGADLENLLNEAALLAARANKKVITMAEIKEATFKVVMGPEKKSRVMSEKEKRLTAYHEAGHAIAIKEVSTTDRVDRISIIPSGMAGGFTAHKPDEDKNYETKSHLIEKIIVALGGRAAEEIVLGEVSTGAYSDLKQANGIARSMITKYGMSDTLGNLVFANESDEVFIGRDFVQTKNYSEEIAAQIDREVKKIIDSCYERIKNILKENINKLHAVANALMEKEKLEGYEFEELYANA from the coding sequence TTGAAATATTTTAAAAATATAAGCTTTTATATAGTGCTGTTTGTGATGTTGCTGGCTTTTCTGGTCATAGTGCAAAGCCGGCCTGTTGAAAAGGAACAAAAGTATTCCCAGCTTATAAGCGATATTCACAACGGTAAGGTTCAGGAAATTATACTGGAAGACAATAAAGCCACGGTAAAATATAAAGAAGAGGGACAGAGGGACCAGTTTGTTTATATACCCGATGTTGAAGTGTTCATGAATGAGATAAACGACCTTATCAGAGAAGGAGAGCTTGAGTTTCGAAGCAAGGTTCCTTATTCGCCGCCGTGGTGGATTTCTATATTGCCTACTTTGGTAATTATAGTTGTGTTTGTGCTGTTCTGGGTGTTCTTCCTCCAGCAGTCTCAGGGCGGCGGAAGCAGAGTAATGTCTTTTGGAAAAAGCAGAGCCAAAATGACAATAGACGATAAGAGAAAAGTGACTTTCAATGACGTCGCAGGAGCGGATGAGGAGAAAGAGGAGCTAAGGGAAATAGTCGAATTTCTGAAAAATTCCAAAAAGTTTTTGGAGTTGGGAGCGAGGATACCAAAAGGAGTGCTTTTGGTGGGACCTCCGGGTACAGGTAAAACCTTGCTGGCAAAAGCCGTGTCCGGAGAAGCCGGAGTTCCGTTCTTCAGCATAAGCGGATCGGACTTTGTGGAAATGTTTGTCGGTGTAGGTGCTTCGAGGGTTAGAGACCTTTTTGAACAGGCAAAGAAGAATGCCCCCTGTATTGTTTTCATAGATGAAATTGATGCTGTCGGAAGACATAGAGGAGCAGGTCTCGGCGGCGGCCATGACGAGAGAGAACAGACGCTTAATCAGCTGTTGGTTGAAATGGACGGTTTCGGAGCAAATGAAGGGGTAATAATTCTGGCTGCAACAAACAGACCGGATATTTTGGACCCTGCGCTTTTAAGACCGGGAAGATTTGATAGAAGAGTAGTTGTGGGGCTTCCGGACATAAAAGGAAGAGAGGAAATACTGAAAGTTCATGCCAAAGGCAAGCCCCTGGCGGAAGATGTCAAATTGGATGAACTTGCAAAAAGTACCCCCGGATTTACCGGAGCGGACCTTGAAAACCTTCTTAATGAAGCAGCTTTGCTTGCTGCCAGAGCCAACAAGAAAGTGATAACAATGGCTGAAATAAAAGAAGCGACATTCAAGGTGGTCATGGGACCGGAGAAAAAGAGCAGGGTAATGAGCGAGAAGGAAAAAAGGCTTACTGCCTATCATGAAGCCGGTCATGCCATTGCAATAAAAGAAGTTTCCACTACCGACAGGGTTGACAGGATATCCATAATTCCGTCGGGTATGGCAGGCGGTTTTACCGCACACAAACCAGATGAGGATAAAAATTATGAGACCAAGTCCCATCTTATTGAAAAGATTATCGTTGCATTGGGAGGAAGAGCGGCAGAGGAGATTGTGCTGGGTGAAGTGAGCACCGGAGCATACTCCGATCTGAAGCAGGCAAACGGAATTGCCAGAAGCATGATTACCAAATATGGTATGAGTGATACCCTTGGCAATCTCGTATTTGCAAATGAAAGTGACGAGGTATTTATCGGTAGGGATTTTGTCCAGACAAAAAACTACAGTGAGGAGATAGCTGCTCAAATTGACAGAGAAGTAAAGAAGATAATAGATTCATGTTATGAAAGAATAAAAAATATTTTGAAAGAGAATATAAACAAACTTCATGCCGTAGCCAACGCCCTTATGGAAAAGGAAAAACTTGAAGGTTACGAGTTTGAAGAGTTGTATGCAAATGCATGA
- the hpt gene encoding hypoxanthine phosphoribosyltransferase yields MINQIKEILVTREELKNNAKELGKRISSDYEGKELVLIGVLKGGVVFFADLIREITIPIDVDFISVSSYGNSTKSSGVVRIIKDIDIDITNKHVLIVEDLVDTGLTLHYLKSMFEARGPKDVKICTALDKPSRRKVDLEIDYKGITIPDKFVVGYGLDYAEKYRNLPDVCVLDSSVYTDKEDMD; encoded by the coding sequence ATGATAAATCAAATTAAAGAAATTTTGGTTACCAGAGAGGAACTTAAAAACAACGCTAAAGAGTTGGGAAAGAGGATTTCCAGTGACTATGAAGGAAAAGAGCTTGTCCTGATAGGGGTGTTAAAAGGAGGAGTGGTATTTTTTGCCGACTTAATAAGGGAAATAACCATACCCATTGATGTGGATTTCATATCGGTGTCAAGTTACGGCAATTCCACCAAATCATCGGGGGTTGTGCGTATAATAAAAGACATCGATATAGATATAACCAACAAGCATGTCCTTATCGTTGAAGACTTGGTGGATACAGGTCTTACGCTGCATTATCTGAAAAGCATGTTTGAAGCCAGAGGACCCAAAGATGTAAAAATATGCACCGCCCTTGACAAACCGTCAAGGAGAAAGGTTGATTTGGAAATAGATTATAAAGGTATCACAATACCGGATAAGTTTGTGGTGGGCTATGGATTGGATTATGCGGAAAAATACAGAAATCTCCCGGATGTGTGCGTGCTGGATTCGTCTGTTTATACGGACAAAGAAGATATGGACTAA